TGATTTTAGCTTTACTCTCTGCCGGAGGACAGGAAGAGGAACCCGGCTGCTCCTCGGCTGGCTCAGAGCTCCCACATGCCAGCGGTGGGAGCTggcttccccaccctgcccacttAAGCccgggagagctggagcagcacggAGGGAGGGCAGCGGTGCAGCCGCTAAGACGGGAGCAGGGGGAATTgacagctgcccctcctcaccagactaaaaaaatacccacgtggcttttcagttttggattatctttattttacagtttataaAAAGCTTTACCCAATGCGTGTGCTCCATGAAACTTCCGTGCCGTCGTGCAAATTGCCGTGGACTTTGACTTCCATGTGCACCTGCTTCACtttcctgccctggccctggcagaggccGCCGCGTCCCTCGGTGGATGAAGGTTCCTGACGGTGCAGCAGCGGCCGCCCGCCGCCTTCGCGGCGCCCCGGGGCAGCTCCACCTCGGGTGTTCAAGGGGAGCTCCTCGGGAGCACGGACCACGCAGTGAGGTGTCCTGCCTTTGCGATGGCATTAATTCCTTCAGGAACACgaataatgtgtttttaaagagctttctGATGAGtgcctcagggaaaaaaaaaaatgaaattacggGACTAACATCCTAATCTTCATTTCTTGTATCAGAGGTGAATTCTGAAGGCCCAGAGTCTACAATTCACCAAGTGTTTGGGAGGTCCTGGACAGAGAAGTCCATTTTGGGCTACCAAAAGCACCGGGTACTACATACCtttgtgggttttccaagcaaggcaaacaccctagtccaggagccagccccgtggcctctctcccgggccaccctggccaatctacccacaatacatcaatatgatggatggcgaagcaatggcgtttattgcaggggaatttgacaatttataacctagggtcactgtgttactcccatctacatacgtcacacctaagtgctattggctaattgcaggttttgctatcctaacagagagggggtctagcagcttctcgttacatcccgaattcttccgcagcgcaatgccctagactacaacatattcccctctctctatgaataattagtttgctaaaatataaggtatattagtcttaaaaattctaatgttatttttttatacgtatttctaaacactttgtctaacttatctatattataaagttttaaaaatggataatataaaattgaataaaatataaaatacttaactaaaaggctaaaagcttataaaatggatactacagttttcattagtaaatatgaGGCACAAGCGGTgactaagtatatttttaaagcatctgttgcctttctataaacaaaatgttaactttttctagtcagcttttaacaaaggatacaagcttatttaaaacacaggGTCCAAAGATTAGCACgaataaaatcatcacaactggtccaatcagggtagacaccagggtggttagcCACAGAGATTGGTTGaaccaggactggaaccagttttgctgggcttctctctctgctctccgttgagacagcctgtctcgtagctctgccatggtgtctctcactactccggtgtggtcagcgtagaagcagcattcttcgtTCAGGGCGATacagaggcctccttgctgcatgaatagaaggtcaagacctcgcctgttctgcaaaacaacttcagagcttcagagagggaggagactgacttttctaaaaaggatatggatttctcaattctctgtagatcttcatctacagtcatctgtagctgagagagactcTGACTCTGGGTTATCGGAGCGGAGACACCCGTGGCTGCTCCAGTTGCTCCCAAGCcgagcagcattgctattgccagtcctgtcaacagctctcttttctgaaggcggCCTGCTCGCTCAAGGTACTGGTCCACTTCTTCTTTGGAGTGGTATAGGAccctggggatgataacagctaatacacgaaagtcagcagaggagttaaagctttgggtgtaaatgcaagggcttgactattagatcatgggttttcagcttgtaccacaaaactggggctcactgcttcaggtgttataactataaacagcacaattactataagcagtttaccatgtaaatgacaccatgcttaCAAACTCACAGTTAAAActtttaacgttaaatgaacctttaaagatgcttacactacctcttaaaggaaaatacttatattttatactaacataacaattactacacagactaaacactttatcttaaactattatctaactgcttttaacacacgtgttctggtatatatgtagtctaagcgtgaaagcaatttgttaaaaggataaacacacaattacaatttactttatatatagttagatggagtctctacacttcccaaatcttctacagaatttctccaacacgattcagtcctggaatgttcactgctcccgtgatgtcagctggcagctgatcggtgactgagggcttcgatgttcaagttgttcctcaaacccttctaaatcttaaaacaaaggacaactgaaaaattaatagaaacaccacatcataataacaacataaaatttctgttggcaactgtctgtgtattgttcagacacaactgtgtcctgacaggtccacttctgatccaagtctggagtaccaaggctgtgtgatgacttctctgttcactggatctcgtgtgttcagaggcagacagtctggtcaaaTGGACAGGTGacttttctgaacctgccaacaaaacacaggcacttctctcttaaagttaatgaattacactaatcaaattgcttttagggtatcaatttcccccgttttcttaaaaaaataaaaatgaaatgtatttctgttcaacattaacacaaaaccttatacaCAATCAGTAAAaacctataacagttaaaaatcaatcaatataaaaatactgttaattattaaaacactgcaccagcatctcatatttaacaaacaaacagaaacaaaaaatcagtgaaggattggatcatcacctctggaaaatgattctccaagcccacttcaaaattgatccagctgttatattaatagggtcaaattgcaaagtcaaaaagtgactcaaatactgatttaggacagaaaacatctggatctgttagcaaacattctgtccaggtaaagttaagacttggccagggccttagactttaaactggaaagatgcctcttaactcatttttaaaacaaggttttcaatagcaacagctatgagatgcttacagcacagcaaactgttaaaatgcatttgtacaaagcaaatgatcagaagtcttaggtaccagactaattaaatcattcagcagttggtttaatttgaagctTCTTTTATGGCAGCTAATCCTTAGCAATGgtatatctttttaaaattctggaaacactgaaaaataataaagttatagcaaacaaaactgcaaaaattgcaacaactaaatagaactcccaatgaagtccagggtgtcacagtctgcattcatttctgtccacaagcaggtgttcatcagtggtttatcacagttgcttcagttgtagctgtcttcatatttctaggaaaataactatactttgcaatttaaacaagtgtttctaataaaacataaaacaatttaaattaaacaacatttaaacttaacaataattatttataacaaaaggaaataacaaacttaaccttaaaagaatatccaagttaGAAAACTCAACCCAAAAACATTCAAGCCCAAACATTacaaaacttgactatcctcaATTCTACCAACACCCAATCtataccaaataaaaacacaactcAATCTTATTCTGTTCctacaaaaagcaactaaaagccTGATATATACTccttaaacacaatataacaataacatggattcactataaaaattataaaaataaaacaaatacatcacaattctatgttatctagctttgagaataacccacaataactgcaaatattactaaaaatactcattCACAACAAGAATTTGCCTAATATATGTTCAAATTAGTTAAAATTCTAAAGTGCAGCTTCtctaaaaaaaagccacaacacaggattgggcaagttgtcatttagcttttgtagcacttttcaggaacatcaagtctaatttttaaattaaaatctaaaatccaaattgatatCTATGctgttatatgtgttttatttaccaaaaaaaattcacattaaaatttccttattaaaattgtcaaaaactcagcaaatgggtaatatataattaacataactttaaaattactgaaacaaagcaagaatcttttaagtttcttgggatacaaaaatacagcatttaaactttttaatctatttttaaaggcacttcaataaaaacttatttttaaatctcaattttaattacaacaatttgctaatttataaataatacaatttataaagcttctaatttttaaattgtctaattaaaactctctcttttttatcaCTCACATATTTAGTGTGCAAAACCCCTGTAAGAATAAAACCTGCTTTAAATATCTTAGGCATCGAGCCACACACACGCCTATGAAATTCAGCGcagcagtgacaaaaaagggaattatttccTTAACCTGCGAATAATCACCTCTAAGATTCTGTGATGCAGTTGCCACTGCACACAGCCACAAGCGGCCTTTTTATGAACAGGCAAAAGAACAAAGGCAAtcccaatttctcccttcttgtctgcaaagaaacagagaagggagagatgcTTCTCAGAGGAGCATGGTAAAAAGACACGTGGTGTAGAATATGGAACAGCTGATGGTTCAGCATCTCTTCCACTGCAAGATCTAGGGGATAGCTGATGATACCCTGGAGGCAGGAGTAGGAATATAAAGGAGCTCAAGGCTATCTGCTCTTAGGTTTTAGCACTGTGACCTTTACCTTAACTTACATTTAAGTGTTTCTTACAGTGTAAAtcccttttgttttgattttaacagAGTACAAGAATTCAGTGAAGTAACAGTGGCATACAGCCTTTAATTTCCCCTGGTCTTCTCACCCAGCAATGAGGTCTCACAACAACAATACAACAATAAATAGTTATAGAAGGTAACTCACTGTGCTGAAGAGTTCTTCAGAAGGATGGGAGCCACAATTGAGGCAGATCCTTGGACAGACAAGCCAGAGGTGTTTAGGCCTTGTGTTTCCTTGTTACCCCAGAACCAGCCCCTAAAAGGGAACACAAAGTTCACACGCTTGTATTTGAAATGAACACCATCTAAAGAACAAAACATCCTAAAAAAGCTACATATCATACAAATAATCCAGCTAGCTTctttatgctgcttttctgtggagcAACAACTTTACAGAATTAGATCTTGCTCTATCAATACAATGTTTTATTATTGATGGGCTTGTTAAAATCAGAGTGAACTCCAAGCACCCAGATATTCACAGCAGGCAAACATCTCTCTGAATACAACTGAAAAGGCCAGAAGGGCTGCTCCATGTTACCTGTAATAGCCATGTTTGTCTCTGGAGTACATCAGGTGATCAATGCATGAcctttcatctatttttttttccccctgtgttcctcctttccatccttctgcATAGCCTTGTAGCAGATAAATCTGTTCAATAAAGGGCCCACCTGACTCTGAGCAGAAGGCAAAGCAGAGGATTTGTCAGCATGAAAACCCACACTGCAAAGACGAACGGGCATCATCAGTGGCAGTTAAAAATCTGCTAGAAATGCTAATATACTAATATACACTACCCTCTTCCCTGATTTccatataaaaaaggaaaggaagttgtGTGTGAGCCAGAAAAGCTAAAAGGCTCGGGCAATGTGCTCACCTGCCATCCCACACAGCTGGGTGTGACTTAATGCACCAAACACCAGGGAATCGTTGCCAGCTGGGCGATGGACACCACGAAGCACACAGGTTTTCAGTGCTGTCAGCAGCTGCAACGGGAGGATTGCCTCTGAGAAACTtaccaaaacaatgaaaataaaaaaaaaaaaattaacatctatTTTCACAACAtgtgtttaaatttatatactatattcatttatatataaCACACAATATATAAAGtatcaaaatatattattttaacatgtatacatatattattatatattaaatatattatatacattttaattatatatatatttattatatatataatacatctattaaataaatataatgtagATATATAGATTAAACATAAACCTGTTTGTATATATTTGCATTACTTCTACTTCTTTACCTTTCTGGTTGCACATATCtctatatctttatatatttaatatacatttctatgtttttatttttgtagtatttatttaaaagccccgaagcaaacctaataaaaaccaaacagtccCTTTATCTTAAAcggtatttaaaaatcttttaatatatattttttatcagaTTTCTATACCTTGTTGATATACATAACACATAACATATCCTAAAATATATCATATTACCATCTATACGTACAGAAATCATATTATAGATTATAAAtcaatatatatgtatatatttctattacttatttttacttatttttatgcctacatatatatatatatatatttctctataCCTTTACATATtcattcttgaaatattttatttatttttttcttatttatttaaaaaccctgcctctaactaaataaaaaccaagcagCCCGTttatcttcaatattttttagtATCTATTTTGATCATCATTATACTTCCAGGTATATACTCGGTGGATAAAGTGCCCCCGACCCGCCCGCACCTCTCACCGTTCCGGCACACAGAGCATCCCCTCCTCGGGCCGCTCTGGACCCAGCGCCGGGGAGCGACCGTTGGGAGCCGAAGCCATCGGGGGGTTCCTCCAtttccccgggccggggggAGAGCACGGAGCGAGAGGAGCGGCGGGAAGGTACGGGTCGCCGCGAGGGCCAACCCCAAAAACGCGGCCGCGGcaaggaccccgtcagagagaggcgtcctcaccgctgcctgtcggcgcccggctggctcgcgtccggccccggcgccgctgagcgtacagcccgtgtcggcacggccggaaaagccgcggaaaattgcgccggagcggcgtcggcgtcggggtatttgtcaggcagtcgagtagacacgcaccgcccggggtccttgcattttcccgccttttcggccgccatgcttggaaggtcaaagccagccgcgactcggcagccatcttgtgaggggcgtgacgtcacttccgcccttcctcgtcgccatctttgttgtggctgaagccactttcggccgagcggccatctttgttgtggcacgatcgaggcccccgctgctctcagcgcgtctgtctaccttacttgcctgaacgaaaaacccgacgaagccggccgactccgagcactccgcccgattttccgccgcctttcccggggcgaggacggtggcggcggggctcagcggctccggagctgggcggcggctgcgcctgcggcggcaggcattggagtcgacgcctctgccggggtcctaccggccggccgcaaacttcagtgtggcaatcagcccgacccggctcctgcggggggggtcccggctcgacacggcacgcctcggttcggctcggctcggctcggctcggctcggttcggctcggctcggctcggttcggctcggttcggctcggctcggctcggctcggctcggctcggccccgcccgcgccggggcacagctgcagtaccgctctgtggccacaaggtggcagcactgccgcagagctcagcccggggctgggcgggggtcgcccccgcacgtgcaaagaagcccggcaagaaacaaggtgtgcaagccccttccaaaaacccttctccaaggaacggcccaaaaaaccccccatcggaacttagcaagccctgcctctaaccaaataaaaagcaaaaaggcccttcatttaaatatttttaatatctatttctgtcatattgaacttctttatttatactaATAGATATAAcacataacagatattaaaatatattctattagcataatagatattaaatagatattaaaatttattatataaacatctatccatatagtttttatactgaatattaatctacttgtctagattaaattacttgtatttatttcttttttattgctatatatattaatatatatatatgtaccaccctatattcatttttggagtatagatgtgtatactttcctttctatattatttattcaaaagccctgcttgtaacaaaataaaaaataaaaagacccttgatttaaatagttttaatatctatttctatcatattgatcttctatatttatacacatagatataatacataacagatattaaaacatattatattagcatctatccatatagtttgctTACTGAATATTAATATCCTTGTCCAgatttggattacatgtatttatttcttttttatggctatatttatatatgtatatgtatatatatacatatatatatctccctatatacatttctttattatagatgtgtatattttcatttctatattattcatttaaatgccatgcctttaaccaaacaaaaacaaaaagtccctcatttaaatatttttaatatctattactataatattgatcttctatatttatacacacagatgtaatgcataacagatataaaatatattaccatttatccatatagttttcatactgaatattaatctacttgtctagatatggattacatgtatttatttcttttttatggctatacatatataaatatatatacatatatatatctccctctatttatttctttagtatagatgtgtatattttcatttctatattattcatttaaatgccatgcctctagccaaataataaacaaaaagtcccttgatttaaatatttttaatatctatttctatcatactgatttctttatttatacatatagatacaatgcataacatgtattcaaatacattaccatctatccgtatatttttcatattgaatattaacctgcttttctagatttagataacttgtatttatttctttcttatggctatgtatatatctatatctatctatctatctatctatctatctatctatctatctatctatctatctatctatctccctatatacatttctttattatagatgtgtatattttcatttctatattattcatttaaatgccatgcctctaaccaaataataaacaaaaagtcccttccttaaaatatttttaatatttacttctatcatactgatcttctatatttatagacatagatatgttgcataacagatattaaaatttattatattagcatctatccatatagttttcatactgaatattaatctacttgtctagatatggatttcttgtatttatttcttttttatctctctctctctctatatatatatctacctagctcccctatatttatttttcaggtacatatttctctttctaatgttctgctttttgaaatttgcatttctttctctttgaaactctacccattcattcagctgacaggtcagaatgacaaaaatataaagccctggtgaaccccgagtgcagaacgcgctcgtcactatggaacttaggcacagaaatttgtctcggtgcattttagtacctcatggctgcacagatgtgttttatacactcactttttacagggaagtaagaggtggaaaaacaaaagccactttcttaaccctaagccattcctgacataacaaaaccctaaagacggcgtgcacagagagggggtttctttccaagggaatttagagagatccattcctgttccttgccaatgcctaccgtaaaaaccagaacaactCCACAgctttttggattctgcatccagccctcgcagggaatttcctggcagctcggggtcccctctgggcaagggtacccggcacgagccctccccattccccgctcaccttgctcctccagcgcagcgcctgcctccctctgccggggacctcggcgtgccccaagggacacgggagccccccagtgcccaccccgtccccctcagcctttgctcctcacccccaaagaaggcacagaacaactccaactgccctggacagcagcaccctgctttattggaagcccttctaggactagaccccctcccaaaaaggagctgtgctgcaacaagaaaaggggggcaggtgccagaaatACCTTCTTGGAATTTTGACCCCTGACCTTTTGACCCCAGACCGATGACCTCCTTACCCCCTGACCCCGACCTTTGACCCCGACCTTTGACATGTGACCTCATGATCTTTGAACCCTGACCTTAGACCTTTGAAACCCTGACCTTTTACATTTGAACCCTGACCTTTGACCTTGAACCCCTGTGACCTTTGACTCTGTGAGCGTTGACCCCAAGACCTTTGACCCCATGACCTTCAACCTTTGACCTGTGACATTCGACCTCGTGACCTTTGACCTCGTGACCGGTGACCCTGTGACCTTCGATCCCATGGCTTTTGGCCTTTGACCtctgtgacctttgacccctgacCTTTGATCCATGACCCCCCTGACCTTTGACCCGCTGACCTCATTCATAACCCTGACCCCTGAAATGGTGGTGGTTGTGTTCTTCTGGTTCAGATATGGTGGTGTGAATTCATTTTTAGTTAACTATGGTGGTGCATGTGTATGTCTGGTTTGATATGGGGGTCTGCAGATGCATTTTGGGTTGAATATGGTGATGTGCATTTATTTGTGGTTAAAAATGGTTGTGCTCATGCATTTCTGGTCAAACGTGGCGCTGTGCATTTGTGTGGTTTTCGGATGCTGTGCCACGCGTGTTTTGGCAGGCACGTGTGGTGTGGCTTTTTTGGATGGTTGTGTGGGTTGGTTAGTGGATGGTAGAAAAGTTTtgaatggggttttttaagacagtaaatttaagtgtttttttgtttggtttaattggtttgggaaaagatttttttggaggaaaattgaaaaaaaatgtttatttaatgaGTAAAGTATTTATAAGTATAAacaaatgaataataataaataataaaatttgttgttgtttgaagagatggtCAATTTAGAGAGTTCTTGTTGGGAAgtgtagttttgtttgtttagttacATATTAGTTTTTCTGGTGTTGGAAAGTGTTGAGGCCCAGACCCCCGAGGGCTGGATGTGTGAGTTTTTGGTGTTCGGGTTTTTAGTTTAGAGTACATTTGAATAGAtttaagagaaaggaaaaatatatatagtttggagaatttttttggtttagtttgttGAAACAATTCAAAATAAGGgagacttttgttttgttgtagaTAATATCGTTTGGAGAAGGATGTGGGGGAATGAgtgttgtttttgaaaataacttgtGTGGGGTGTTCTGTTTGTTCTGGAAATTAGTTATATATACACAGATAAGAGTAGTGATATTTAGTAAAAAGTGatgtttatatgtattttttatttaatgattagatttttttgaggtatatattttttgagatatatattgtgttatttttttgtattatttattatgtgtCATTTGGTTTTTGAGTAAAGacaattttatggaattttttcaatttaaagtggaattgattttaattgctttttcaaatacatttttatatttgttactgggattttggttttgttaatgATATGTAAGGGTTTAGATTGGGTAGGGTTAGTTTGCTTGGTGGAGTTCGGGGTGTTAATGaattaggtggcttttgctagatgttttttaatatttgaaagattttttatttaatgttcttaagatggtttttaatattttattgtatttttttatttgtacttggtgcatggtaggggatacGGTATATTTACTGAATATAAtgttttttagtttaggtgttgataAGGTTTTTTTGAAATTAGTTTTAtggtttgctttaattttttagggGTATTATGTTGTTAAAGGACTTGTTTTTTAAGGTTTAGGATGATGTTTTGAGTAGCAGTGTGAGGTATAGGgtaggtttttatttatttagtgatgttttttattattgtgaGTATGTAGTGTttattttggtgtgtttggGGTACAGTAATGTAGTTAATTTGTTaggttttttatatttctatttagaTTATTGTGATAGGGAGTTTGATTGAAGTATATGTTTTAAACTTATCGATAATGTGAGAAATATTGTTTATggctaaatttattttttggttttgtgtttatttggaggtggtatttttattttgatgattCGAGGTATTATGAGATTATTGAGTTAGGAACAATTTTGTTTCGTATGGTTAATTGCAGGTTTCTtttgatctttttatttttgtagttgcATGTACCTGTTTATTGCTTTGGCGGTTTTTATTAGTTGTATTTTTGGGGATATGAATATTTATATGATGGATTTTTACAGGGAGTTTGTTTTTGTagtgatttcttattttttagtaatcttttttattgttaatgaGGTCTTCCATTATTCTTATAGAGCATTGATTATTATTTATGCATTAGAAGGTAGCAatttggttaggttttttttagtaATGTTTAGGGCTCattgaatggttttgagtttaGTAAGTTGTTAAGTTTTTTTAAGTAGATTTGGTTGTGTTAagttgtatatatttttttgtgttttgttttacttttatgaTGTGGTatgaattattagtaaaaagagagtagtgggtttttttgctgctctTCTTATAAACTAGGTATAATTACTAATACACTTTTAAAACCTGTTACTGGGATTGGGACGTAGGGGAGGACAAAGAAACTAAAAACTAAAGCTACTTGGTACAAGCGTCAGTACTTTCAAAAAGGTTTTATCAATCATTATTACTGAGCTTAGCATAACAGCTATTTTAATCTTTGCCCTTTTACTGTGAAAGTTATGTATTAAGGACAATATTGGAGTTATTtttggataagaaaataaacttagGGACAAGAAAGGcattaaaacttgaaaaaaagctCAGAGACTAGAACTACATGATGGGCTCAACCCTGAGAGACATGAACTTAAGGAACACCATTACAAAGTCCTATATCCCAACACACAGAAGTGCCAATATAACgtaatcagtacaggtttttcttactcttttgaaCCGGACATTGGGCAGCAAATCATTAAATGCttagaaagctgagacaaaagtcaaagtgctgcaggataagttcacagctccacacatcttgtgtcaatctaggaacacccgctagactccaactacaccctacattaCAAATgccaaattacaggggcctgggactcggccttttacacctacacccaggctgggcagcaggacagagcagctccgggacaactacacccagaca
The Poecile atricapillus isolate bPoeAtr1 chromosome 22, bPoeAtr1.hap1, whole genome shotgun sequence genome window above contains:
- the LOC131587524 gene encoding uncharacterized protein LOC131587524 isoform X2, whose translation is MASAPNGRSPALGPERPEEGMLCVPERFSEAILPLQLLTALKTCVLRGVHRPAGNDSLVFGALSHTQLCGMAESGGPFIEQIYLLQGYAEGWKGGTQGEKKIDERSCIDHLMYSRDKHGYYRGWFWGNKETQGLNTSGLSVQGSASIVAPILLKNSSAHACVLLAGSEKSPVHLTRLSASEHTRSSEQRSHHTALI
- the LOC131587524 gene encoding GDP-fucose protein O-fucosyltransferase 2-like isoform X3, coding for MASAPNGRSPALGPERPEEGMLCVPERFSEAILPLQLLTALKTCVLRGVHRPAGNDSLVFGALSHTQLCGMAESGGPFIEQIYLLQGYAEGWKGGTQGEKKIDERSCIDHLMYSRDKHGYYRGWFWGNKETQGLNTSGLSVQGSASIVAPILLKNSSAQFRKVTCPFDQTVCL
- the LOC131587524 gene encoding uncharacterized protein LOC131587524 isoform X1, translated to MASAPNGRSPALGPERPEEGMLCVPERFSEAILPLQLLTALKTCVLRGVHRPAGNDSLVFGALSHTQLCGMAESGGPFIEQIYLLQGYAEGWKGGTQGEKKIDERSCIDHLMYSRDKHGYYRGWFWGNKETQGLNTSGLSVQGSASIVAPILLKNSSAHACVLLAGSEKSPVHLTRLSASEHTRSSEQRSHHTALVLQTWIRSGPVRTQLCLNNTQTVANRNFMLLL